A window of Candidatus Polarisedimenticolia bacterium contains these coding sequences:
- a CDS encoding TIGR04283 family arsenosugar biosynthesis glycosyltransferase, whose translation MIIHAPVPVVRLSMVIPALNEAEALPGTLRSLERQEADPPFEVILADGGSRDGTIPLFQEMTRDWPHGQRSAQVVACPRPGRGEQMNAGAGVAKGDALVFLHADTQLGSGATRAILRALSDPEVIGGGFRHSFSDAGPVLRVISLYATARSLLRGIHYGDQAIFARRSVFEAIGGFTREPLFEDLELSRRLRKRGRVVTLPMAVSTSARRLRQGGIVRTAARFAWLKVRHAFGADPSRLKARYPDVR comes from the coding sequence ATGATTATACACGCGCCGGTTCCGGTCGTCCGCCTGTCGATGGTCATCCCGGCATTAAATGAGGCCGAAGCCCTGCCGGGCACGCTCCGGAGCCTCGAAAGGCAGGAGGCCGATCCGCCGTTTGAGGTCATCCTGGCGGACGGGGGGAGCCGGGACGGTACCATCCCCCTGTTCCAGGAGATGACCCGGGACTGGCCCCACGGCCAGCGGTCGGCGCAAGTCGTCGCCTGCCCGCGGCCGGGCCGGGGAGAGCAGATGAACGCCGGGGCAGGCGTGGCTAAAGGCGACGCGCTGGTCTTCCTGCACGCCGACACGCAGCTCGGTTCCGGCGCCACTCGGGCGATCCTCCGGGCGCTCTCCGACCCCGAAGTGATCGGGGGGGGCTTCAGGCATTCCTTTTCGGACGCGGGGCCCGTCCTGCGAGTCATCTCCCTGTACGCAACCGCCCGATCGCTTCTGCGGGGCATCCATTACGGCGACCAGGCGATCTTCGCGCGCCGATCTGTCTTCGAGGCGATCGGCGGGTTCACGCGCGAGCCGCTGTTCGAGGACCTCGAGCTTTCGCGGCGCCTGCGGAAGAGAGGCAGGGTGGTCACCCTGCCCATGGCGGTCTCGACCTCGGCGCGGCGCCTGCGCCAGGGGGGAATCGTGCGGACGGCCGCACGCTTTGCCTGGCTCAAGGTGCGTCACGCCTTCGGGGCCGACCCCTCTCGACTGAAGGCCCGCTATCCCGATGTCCGCTAG
- a CDS encoding class I SAM-dependent methyltransferase, whose amino-acid sequence MNVLLKKSGRLDLIVRGFAHEPWIRDGARVTIDARRAPRVGDLALCEVDRWGDIRRLLASDREGGWITGLDAVPGARGRVAADRVRGVIAEGFGAGRGLGPALALAYPLWSRAAGLHYWIRKALEAPDFGTGAAASVQDKYASQVDSYSDMLRFPLGEELQGLLERTFPAGGLVLVAGSGAGGEVIHLARLGYRVSGFDFLPEMVRASVRNVRDSGVSADLFEADMAELDRKGATFGGIYVTPLVYSFVRGRARRVLSLERLGRHLDEGGSVVFSAHLMASPSQLLQATMAWIRHAGRRRSYEFGDWFTWFLRPDGTIGKSYSHMFSQARVHAEVREAGFRSCRKEGAWFVASDFRP is encoded by the coding sequence TTGAATGTTCTCCTGAAGAAGAGCGGACGCCTGGACCTGATCGTGAGAGGGTTTGCTCACGAGCCGTGGATCCGGGACGGCGCGCGCGTCACGATCGATGCCCGCCGCGCGCCGCGCGTCGGCGACCTGGCTCTCTGCGAGGTCGACCGATGGGGAGATATCCGCAGGCTCCTGGCGAGCGATCGGGAGGGCGGCTGGATCACCGGCCTGGACGCCGTTCCGGGAGCGCGGGGCCGGGTGGCGGCGGACCGTGTCCGGGGTGTCATCGCGGAAGGGTTCGGGGCGGGCAGGGGGTTGGGCCCGGCACTGGCGCTGGCCTATCCGCTCTGGTCGCGTGCTGCGGGGCTCCACTACTGGATTCGCAAGGCCCTCGAAGCGCCCGATTTCGGCACGGGAGCGGCGGCATCCGTCCAGGACAAGTACGCCTCCCAGGTCGACTCCTACTCGGACATGCTCCGATTCCCTCTGGGCGAGGAGCTGCAGGGGCTCCTCGAACGCACCTTTCCGGCCGGAGGCCTGGTTCTCGTGGCCGGGAGCGGGGCGGGCGGAGAGGTCATTCACCTGGCACGACTGGGATACCGCGTCAGCGGCTTTGATTTCCTTCCGGAAATGGTCCGCGCCTCGGTTCGCAACGTCCGTGACTCCGGCGTGAGCGCCGACCTCTTCGAAGCGGACATGGCCGAGCTGGATCGGAAGGGTGCGACGTTCGGGGGAATCTACGTGACCCCGCTGGTCTATTCGTTCGTGCGGGGCCGGGCGCGCCGGGTGCTGAGCCTCGAGCGCCTCGGTCGGCACCTCGACGAGGGAGGCTCGGTCGTCTTCAGCGCCCATCTCATGGCCTCCCCATCCCAGCTCCTGCAGGCCACGATGGCGTGGATCCGCCATGCAGGCCGACGCCGCAGCTACGAGTTCGGAGACTGGTTCACCTGGTTCCTGCGTCCGGACGGAACGATCGGCAAGTCTTACAGCCACATGTTCAGCCAGGCACGGGTCCACGCGGAGGTCCGGGAGGCCGGCTTCCGGTCCTGCCGGAAGGAGGGGGCGTGGTTCGTCGCCTCCGATTTTCGGCCATGA
- a CDS encoding phytanoyl-CoA dioxygenase family protein yields the protein MSAPPEQKDLWLHELHLNGFVIFPGFLPIDLIESMHEQFQPIYRGELARLQAGDTSSLRGRNRMSFDIKVYVEKLKGPLDDDRFRRNPVIEDLVDAVLGKWRYGVTKAECPFKDADTMAWHPDVPNDRPGDRHEPVKPTRLTFNVPLVDVTDSNGPMEVIPGSHRLHHFGVQDYIYRLPRVHSVKILMRRGDAMLRDGNLLHRGSPNLADEPRILLDQTYRALDD from the coding sequence TTGAGCGCCCCCCCTGAACAGAAGGACCTCTGGCTCCACGAGCTTCACCTCAACGGATTCGTCATCTTTCCTGGCTTCCTGCCGATCGACCTGATCGAGTCCATGCACGAGCAGTTCCAGCCGATCTATCGGGGGGAGCTGGCCCGCCTCCAGGCCGGCGACACCTCGTCGCTGCGCGGGCGAAACCGGATGAGCTTCGACATCAAGGTGTATGTCGAGAAGCTGAAAGGGCCCCTCGACGACGACCGGTTCCGCCGCAACCCGGTCATCGAGGATCTGGTGGACGCGGTGCTGGGAAAATGGCGCTACGGCGTCACCAAGGCCGAATGTCCGTTCAAGGACGCGGACACCATGGCCTGGCACCCGGACGTTCCCAACGATCGTCCCGGCGATCGCCATGAGCCGGTGAAGCCCACCCGGCTGACGTTCAACGTGCCTCTCGTGGACGTGACCGATTCGAACGGACCGATGGAGGTCATTCCGGGTTCCCATCGCCTGCACCACTTCGGCGTCCAGGACTACATCTACCGGCTGCCGCGCGTCCACTCCGTCAAGATCCTGATGCGCCGGGGGGACGCGATGCTCCGGGACGGGAACCTCCTGCACCGCGGCTCCCCGAATCTCGCCGACGAGCCGCGCATCCTGCTGGACCAGACCTATCGCGCCCTCGACGACTGA